A section of the Deinobacterium chartae genome encodes:
- a CDS encoding polysaccharide deacetylase family protein: MRKQSGYGWLLMSLLVTYGSTPAAAQTQNCSPPGPLLTLVTDDGSLEDYTRLYPLLREKGVPAVAAIITDFVDNPAAPPPARMNSAQILELSRAGWEIASHTRSHHLLTRLDDVTLEAELRGSRRELEHLGLKVTTVVYPEGEDNPRVQAAARRHYQAALDVDGEVNTWPPREAWRLSRVSLGSWTRPGKSGEPGDTLDFYKARVDEAVQQCGWLIFALHPFSPDHDEVQHSYLGQVIDYAKGRGVRFTTVWGALEALESR, translated from the coding sequence ATGCGCAAACAATCTGGCTATGGCTGGCTTTTGATGAGTCTGCTGGTCACGTATGGCTCCACGCCTGCTGCCGCGCAAACTCAGAATTGCTCACCGCCCGGCCCCCTGCTCACCCTGGTTACCGACGATGGCAGCCTCGAGGACTACACCCGGCTCTACCCGCTGCTGCGCGAAAAGGGGGTTCCCGCTGTGGCGGCGATCATCACCGACTTCGTCGATAACCCGGCGGCTCCACCTCCTGCGCGCATGAATTCTGCCCAGATCCTGGAACTCAGCCGCGCCGGATGGGAAATTGCCTCGCATACCCGCAGCCATCACCTGCTGACCCGCCTGGATGACGTGACCCTTGAGGCCGAGCTGCGAGGAAGCCGGCGCGAGCTCGAGCATCTGGGTTTGAAGGTCACTACCGTGGTATACCCCGAAGGCGAGGACAACCCACGGGTACAGGCCGCCGCTCGGCGGCACTACCAGGCCGCCCTCGACGTGGACGGCGAGGTGAACACCTGGCCGCCACGCGAAGCGTGGCGGCTCAGCCGGGTATCGTTGGGATCGTGGACCCGGCCGGGAAAGTCCGGTGAGCCCGGAGACACCCTGGATTTTTACAAGGCCCGGGTAGATGAGGCGGTGCAGCAGTGCGGCTGGCTGATCTTCGCCCTGCATCCGTTCAGCCCCGATCACGATGAGGTCCAGCACAGTTACCTTGGTCAGGTCATCGATTATGCCAAAGGGCGCGGGGTGCGGTTTACGACCGTTTGGGGAGCGCTTGAAGCCCTCGAGTCCCGCTGA
- a CDS encoding S41 family peptidase, with protein MPRLPFSTVLVTSVLLVQGAALAQPGPDCPAPLPVVAQEPTSRRSVPERREVFAALTRAIETRYVYPDYGGLDWPATRREFAGRLETAPNDQAFWALMKELVLRLGDEHSEYLTPEEARLEDAGGSGRVGIGAMIDPDAQGRRVSRVLPSGPAERAGVRRGDLLIAVEGDRCMPPEQVQGLPGTTVHMTFRSPDGRERSLPLVREAAQDRYHPVARRLGQGGRIGYLELQTFTGNVADEVQLRLEELLGTALNGLIVDLRANAGGFAPQVRRVLGQFVTGAVARRVGRDGSAQEMVAIDGALRDRLEAVPLVLLIDHASASAAELFAGSLQQRGRARVVGTRSAANTEGVSAYDLPDGSRLWLADMDLYLLDGRRLGECGVQPDLEVDPDWTRIGSDQDPVILRAVELLESPASADGQGRKEAVASSGPGCP; from the coding sequence ATGCCACGCCTGCCCTTTTCCACCGTTCTCGTCACGAGCGTTCTGCTGGTTCAGGGAGCCGCCCTCGCGCAGCCCGGCCCTGACTGCCCGGCCCCGCTGCCGGTTGTGGCCCAAGAGCCCACCTCGCGGCGCTCGGTTCCCGAGCGCCGCGAGGTGTTTGCGGCCCTGACCCGCGCAATCGAGACCCGCTACGTTTACCCGGACTACGGCGGGCTCGACTGGCCCGCAACCCGCCGCGAGTTCGCCGGGCGTCTGGAAACAGCGCCCAACGATCAGGCCTTCTGGGCGCTGATGAAAGAACTGGTCCTGCGCCTGGGCGACGAACACTCGGAATACCTCACCCCCGAAGAAGCGCGCCTCGAGGACGCGGGCGGCAGCGGACGGGTCGGCATCGGTGCCATGATCGATCCGGACGCGCAGGGACGGCGGGTCAGCCGGGTGCTGCCCTCCGGTCCGGCCGAGCGGGCCGGAGTGCGCCGGGGCGACTTGCTGATCGCGGTGGAAGGAGACCGCTGCATGCCTCCCGAGCAGGTGCAGGGCCTGCCCGGAACAACCGTGCACATGACCTTCCGCTCTCCGGACGGCCGTGAACGCAGCTTGCCGCTCGTGCGTGAAGCGGCGCAAGACCGCTATCATCCGGTCGCACGCCGCCTGGGTCAGGGGGGGCGAATCGGTTACCTCGAGCTGCAGACCTTTACCGGGAACGTCGCAGACGAGGTGCAGCTCCGCCTCGAGGAACTGCTCGGCACAGCGCTGAACGGGCTGATCGTGGACCTGCGCGCTAATGCGGGCGGCTTCGCGCCGCAGGTGCGGCGGGTGCTGGGGCAGTTTGTCACCGGAGCGGTCGCGCGGCGGGTCGGGCGCGACGGCAGCGCTCAGGAGATGGTCGCGATCGACGGAGCGCTGCGCGACCGCCTCGAGGCGGTGCCGCTGGTACTTCTGATCGATCACGCGAGTGCCTCGGCCGCCGAACTGTTTGCGGGCAGCCTGCAGCAGCGCGGGCGCGCACGGGTGGTGGGTACCCGTTCGGCCGCGAACACCGAGGGCGTGTCGGCGTACGACCTGCCGGACGGTTCACGGCTGTGGCTGGCCGACATGGACCTGTACCTGCTCGATGGCCGCCGCCTGGGCGAATGCGGAGTACAGCCCGACCTCGAGGTGGACCCGGACTGGACACGGATCGGCAGCGATCAGGACCCGGTGATTCTGCGGGCGGTCGAGCTGCTGGAGAGTCCGGCTTCAGCCGACGGGCAGGGCCGGAAGGAGGCAGTTGCCTCCTCCGGCCCCGGCTGCCCGTGA
- a CDS encoding helix-turn-helix domain-containing protein produces MIFNPPVDTKQSRPNNRKANEQKVFDLLQQRDWSETEMARELTLSPTQARSMLSSLVEQGLARQFHTGDGHVVYGAARSGLEIVEPGELTPDAERVMAYLRGRPETLSGITTQLRLSRERVSAALALLEANDELELSFVGNLVVFRARGWTREALVG; encoded by the coding sequence ATGATTTTTAATCCTCCGGTTGACACCAAGCAGTCCCGTCCCAACAACCGCAAAGCCAACGAGCAGAAGGTTTTCGACCTGTTGCAGCAGCGCGACTGGTCCGAGACCGAAATGGCACGCGAACTCACCCTGTCGCCCACTCAGGCGCGCTCGATGCTGTCCTCGCTGGTGGAACAGGGCCTGGCCCGTCAGTTCCACACCGGTGACGGACACGTGGTCTACGGGGCCGCGCGTTCGGGCCTTGAGATCGTTGAACCCGGCGAGCTCACCCCCGACGCCGAACGCGTGATGGCCTACCTGCGTGGCCGCCCCGAGACCCTCTCGGGCATCACCACCCAGCTGCGCCTGTCGCGCGAGCGCGTCTCGGCAGCCCTGGCGCTGCTCGAGGCCAACGACGAACTCGAGCTTTCCTTCGTCGGCAACCTGGTGGTCTTCCGCGCTCGCGGCTGGACCCGCGAAGCGCTGGTCGGCTGA
- the apaG gene encoding Co2+/Mg2+ efflux protein ApaG, which yields MPEPIEIHVETAYLPERSTPGRFLFAYRVTIRNCGLQVVQLLERHWIITDASGRVTEVRGEGVIGQRPILRPGECFDYASSASVIEPPASMRGSYAFRSESGEVFEAPIASFALRLPEQPGALN from the coding sequence ATGCCCGAACCGATCGAGATTCACGTCGAGACCGCCTACCTGCCCGAGCGGTCCACGCCCGGCCGTTTTCTTTTCGCCTACCGCGTTACCATTCGCAACTGCGGCCTGCAGGTGGTGCAACTCCTCGAGCGGCACTGGATCATCACCGACGCGTCCGGACGCGTCACCGAGGTGCGCGGTGAGGGCGTGATCGGCCAGCGACCGATACTGCGCCCCGGCGAGTGCTTCGACTACGCCTCCTCGGCCTCGGTGATCGAACCGCCCGCCTCGATGCGCGGAAGCTACGCCTTTCGCAGCGAGTCCGGCGAGGTCTTCGAGGCACCCATTGCCTCGTTCGCGCTACGCCTGCCCGAGCAGCCCGGCGCGCTGAACTAG
- the sucD gene encoding succinate--CoA ligase subunit alpha gives MSILVDKNSRILVQGITGREGSNHARAMLEFGTQVVAGVTPGKGGQMFEGKVPVFDSVAEAVEKTAANVSIIFVPPAGAADSVLEAAHAEVPLIILITEGVPTVDMMRAVKEVKALDAQNRARGGQGIRLIGGNCPGVVSAGEAKVGIMPNRIFQNKGRVGLISRSGTLTYEAAALLGEAGLGTTTTVGIGGDPVIGTTFADVLPMFEADPETEAIVLIGEIGGADEEAAAEYIKNHMTKPVVAFISGRTAPKGKRMGHAGAIIMGNVGTPESKLAAMADANVPVADTMPQIVELVQQVLAAKA, from the coding sequence ATGAGCATTCTGGTCGACAAGAACTCCCGCATTCTGGTCCAGGGCATCACGGGTCGCGAGGGCAGCAACCACGCGCGCGCCATGCTCGAGTTCGGCACCCAGGTGGTGGCGGGCGTGACCCCCGGCAAGGGCGGCCAGATGTTCGAGGGCAAGGTTCCGGTGTTCGATTCGGTGGCCGAAGCCGTCGAGAAAACCGCTGCGAACGTCTCGATCATCTTCGTGCCCCCGGCCGGCGCGGCGGACTCGGTTCTCGAGGCTGCGCACGCCGAGGTGCCCCTGATCATCCTGATCACCGAGGGCGTGCCCACCGTGGACATGATGCGCGCGGTCAAGGAAGTCAAGGCTCTCGACGCGCAAAACCGCGCCCGTGGCGGTCAGGGCATTCGCCTGATCGGCGGCAACTGCCCCGGCGTGGTCTCGGCCGGCGAGGCCAAGGTGGGCATCATGCCCAACCGCATCTTCCAGAACAAGGGCCGCGTCGGCCTGATCTCGCGCTCGGGCACCCTGACCTACGAGGCCGCCGCGCTGCTGGGCGAGGCCGGTCTGGGTACCACCACCACCGTCGGCATCGGCGGTGACCCGGTGATCGGGACCACCTTCGCGGACGTGCTCCCGATGTTCGAGGCCGACCCCGAGACCGAGGCGATCGTGCTGATCGGTGAGATCGGCGGTGCGGACGAGGAAGCCGCGGCCGAGTACATCAAGAACCACATGACCAAGCCGGTCGTGGCCTTCATCTCGGGCCGCACCGCCCCCAAGGGCAAGCGCATGGGTCACGCCGGTGCGATCATCATGGGCAACGTCGGTACCCCCGAGAGCAAGCTGGCCGCGATGGCCGACGCCAACGTGCCGGTCGCGGACACCATGCCGCAGATCGTGGAGCTGGTCCAGCAGGTTCTGGCCGCCAAGGCCTAA
- the sucC gene encoding ADP-forming succinate--CoA ligase subunit beta → MKLHEYQGKELLKRFGVNVPDGRVAYTPDEARVIAQEIGAPVMVKAQVHVGGRGKAGGVKYCPTPDVAFEKASDILGMDIKGLTVKKVLVTRAVDIAKEYYVGMIVDRNVQTYTLMVSKEGGVEIEEVAAENPDAIIKFTVDPVSGLRPFEARAVALQAGLEGNLNKIATMMVQLSRACIESDATLAEINPLVITEQGDVVAADAKVDLDDNALFRHQDLLHYRELEAEHPLEVEASNYGFAYVKLDGHIGVIGNGAGIVMTSLDVVNRVGGKPANFLDIGGGAKAEVVYNAVKLVLKDSDVKGILINIFGGITRADEVAKGVIRALDEGLLTKPVAMRVAGTAEEEAKALLSQLSTPLIKMYPDMFAAAQAVSDEVKA, encoded by the coding sequence TTGAAACTCCACGAATATCAGGGTAAGGAACTCCTCAAGCGCTTCGGCGTGAACGTCCCCGACGGCCGTGTGGCCTACACCCCCGACGAGGCCCGCGTGATCGCGCAGGAAATCGGCGCGCCGGTGATGGTCAAGGCGCAGGTTCACGTTGGCGGTCGCGGCAAGGCCGGCGGCGTGAAATACTGCCCCACCCCCGACGTCGCCTTCGAGAAGGCCAGCGACATCCTCGGCATGGACATCAAGGGCCTGACGGTCAAGAAGGTCCTGGTCACCCGCGCGGTCGACATCGCCAAGGAGTACTACGTCGGCATGATCGTGGACCGCAACGTCCAGACCTACACCCTGATGGTCTCCAAAGAGGGTGGCGTCGAGATCGAAGAGGTCGCGGCCGAGAACCCCGACGCCATCATCAAGTTCACGGTGGACCCGGTCAGCGGCCTGCGCCCCTTCGAGGCGCGCGCGGTCGCGCTGCAAGCGGGCCTCGAGGGCAACCTGAACAAGATCGCCACCATGATGGTGCAGCTCTCGAGGGCCTGCATCGAGAGCGACGCCACCCTGGCCGAGATCAACCCGCTGGTGATCACCGAGCAGGGCGACGTGGTCGCTGCCGACGCCAAGGTTGACCTGGACGACAACGCGCTGTTCCGTCACCAGGACCTGCTGCACTACCGTGAGCTCGAGGCCGAGCACCCGCTCGAGGTGGAAGCGAGCAACTACGGCTTCGCCTACGTGAAGCTCGACGGCCACATCGGCGTGATCGGTAACGGCGCGGGCATCGTGATGACCAGCCTGGACGTGGTCAACCGCGTGGGCGGCAAGCCCGCCAACTTCCTCGACATCGGCGGCGGTGCCAAGGCCGAGGTCGTTTACAACGCGGTCAAGCTGGTTCTCAAGGACTCGGACGTCAAAGGCATATTGATCAACATCTTCGGCGGCATCACCCGTGCCGACGAGGTGGCCAAGGGCGTCATCCGCGCCCTGGACGAGGGACTGCTGACCAAGCCCGTCGCCATGCGCGTCGCGGGCACCGCGGAGGAGGAAGCCAAGGCGCTGCTGTCGCAGCTCTCCACCCCGCTGATCAAGATGTATCCCGACATGTTTGCCGCCGCGCAGGCGGTGTCGGACGAGGTGAAGGCATGA
- a CDS encoding ATP-binding cassette domain-containing protein, with product MRTLLALEHAHLARGERTVLAGVSLSVAEGERVALLGRNGAGKTTLLEILAGAIPLEEGSLWRAEGLRIGRLDQHPQMPPGVRVSALVAAANPFLPLEADLRALERALEARPDDAALLERWSELHARLEAEGAYAWHAEAGIALGVLELSDFAERDAATLSGGERTRLALLLALLARPDLLLLDEPTNHLDIRMREWLEAQLLAARSAVVLTSHDRTLLDRVAVRSLWLEDGHAREYRGGYSKARAQRSIERRSLERASRLASREAERLEQAAEREGVWGRHADALRSRRRHLEVPEAPARERRARVRLSSGDARSRLLLQARSLHVAFGERTVLRDVALKIRQGDRIALIAPNGAGKTTLLRVLLGELYSDHPEAEVRYEAGVSSAYLDQTYHGLVSDRPLLAQFEERYGAARARALLGRAGFRPDQWARPPEALSGGERSRAGLALISALRADLLLLDEPTNHLDVEALEALEEALLAYEGAALIVTHDRSFARAVANRFWTLEGGQLIERESLNARQTVDPARNLRGDPQQVRVAPPTPRQRMQAAEVRLQEIDHLLTPYRAAPLPLREEARLRAEAHRLRARLGELYAEVYGAETFDLEVTQRPLRVRVLREDEAALLWARGAAECPHLRWDGRALHWSSAEGERWFRRTLLEGALQVLFERLDVRVVCLPGGETVTLEDYLTRLGYPH from the coding sequence GTGCGCACCCTGCTTGCCCTCGAACACGCCCACCTCGCGCGCGGCGAGCGTACGGTCCTGGCGGGCGTGTCGCTCAGCGTGGCCGAGGGCGAGCGTGTGGCCCTGCTGGGCCGCAACGGGGCAGGAAAAACCACCCTGCTCGAGATCCTCGCCGGGGCCATCCCCCTCGAGGAGGGCAGCTTGTGGCGCGCGGAGGGCCTGCGCATTGGCCGCCTCGACCAGCACCCACAGATGCCTCCCGGCGTGAGGGTCAGCGCGCTGGTGGCCGCCGCGAATCCCTTCTTGCCGCTCGAGGCGGACCTGCGGGCACTCGAGCGCGCGCTCGAGGCGCGGCCCGACGATGCCGCGCTGCTGGAGCGCTGGTCCGAGCTGCACGCGCGCCTCGAGGCCGAGGGGGCTTACGCCTGGCACGCCGAGGCGGGCATCGCGCTGGGGGTGCTGGAACTCAGCGACTTCGCCGAGCGCGATGCCGCCACGCTCTCGGGCGGCGAGCGCACCCGCCTGGCGCTGCTGCTCGCCCTGCTGGCCCGACCGGACCTGCTGCTGCTCGACGAGCCCACCAACCACCTCGACATCCGCATGCGCGAGTGGCTCGAGGCGCAACTGCTCGCCGCGCGCTCGGCGGTGGTGCTGACCTCGCACGACCGCACCCTGCTCGACCGGGTCGCCGTGCGCTCGCTGTGGCTCGAAGACGGCCACGCCCGCGAGTACCGCGGCGGCTACAGCAAGGCCCGCGCGCAGCGCAGCATCGAACGGCGCAGCCTCGAGCGCGCCAGCCGCCTCGCCAGCCGCGAGGCGGAGCGCCTCGAACAGGCCGCCGAACGCGAGGGCGTGTGGGGACGCCACGCAGACGCGCTGCGCAGCCGCAGGCGGCACCTCGAGGTGCCCGAGGCTCCCGCGCGCGAACGCCGCGCACGCGTGCGCCTGAGCTCCGGAGACGCCCGCAGCAGGCTGCTGCTGCAGGCCCGATCCCTGCACGTCGCCTTCGGGGAACGCACGGTGCTCCGGGACGTGGCCCTCAAGATCCGTCAGGGGGACCGCATCGCCCTGATCGCTCCGAACGGGGCGGGCAAGACCACCCTGCTGCGGGTGCTGCTGGGCGAACTGTACTCGGACCATCCCGAGGCCGAGGTGCGCTACGAGGCCGGGGTGAGCAGCGCTTACCTCGACCAGACCTACCACGGGCTTGTCTCCGACCGGCCGCTGCTCGCGCAGTTCGAGGAACGTTACGGCGCGGCGCGGGCCCGCGCCCTGCTGGGTCGCGCCGGGTTCCGCCCGGACCAGTGGGCCCGCCCGCCCGAGGCGCTTTCGGGCGGCGAGCGCTCGCGTGCCGGGCTCGCGCTGATCTCGGCGCTGCGCGCCGACTTGCTGCTGCTCGACGAGCCCACCAACCACCTCGACGTCGAAGCGCTCGAGGCCCTCGAGGAAGCGCTGCTCGCGTACGAGGGGGCCGCTTTGATCGTCACCCACGACCGCAGTTTCGCGCGGGCGGTCGCCAACCGCTTCTGGACCCTCGAGGGCGGTCAGCTGATCGAGCGCGAGAGCTTAAACGCCCGGCAGACCGTGGATCCGGCCCGCAATCTGCGGGGCGACCCGCAGCAGGTGCGGGTCGCCCCGCCCACTCCCCGGCAGCGCATGCAGGCGGCCGAGGTGCGGCTGCAGGAGATCGACCACCTGCTGACCCCCTACCGCGCGGCGCCGCTGCCCCTGCGGGAGGAGGCTCGCCTGCGCGCGGAGGCGCACCGCCTGCGCGCCCGCTTGGGCGAACTGTACGCCGAGGTGTACGGCGCAGAAACCTTTGACCTCGAGGTGACCCAGCGTCCGCTGCGCGTCCGGGTGTTGCGCGAGGACGAAGCGGCCCTGTTGTGGGCGCGTGGGGCCGCCGAGTGCCCGCACCTGCGTTGGGACGGCCGCGCGTTGCACTGGTCCTCGGCCGAAGGTGAACGCTGGTTCCGCCGAACGCTGCTCGAAGGTGCCCTGCAGGTGCTGTTCGAACGCCTGGACGTCCGGGTGGTGTGCCTGCCCGGCGGGGAGACGGTGACCCTCGAGGATTACCTGACTCGCCTGGGCTATCCTCATTAG